From the Streptomyces syringium genome, one window contains:
- a CDS encoding helix-turn-helix transcriptional regulator: MVLGRERERNELAALLDDAREGRSRALVVRGPAGIGKSTLLDDLVGAAQPDVRVLRAVGVESEVELPFAGLHQVLRPLLPGLERLPAPQAGALRAVFGLETTSADRFLVALAVLTLLSDACEEAPALVLVDDAHWLDPASAEALVFVARRLEAEGLAMVFAVRTGAGRFDAPGVPDLHLGPLPAEVAERLLERSAPEAVRSVRLRLLSEAGGNPLALRELPAALDPDQLSGSAALPECLPLNDRLQQIYHSRRAELPARYSEVLLLAAVENDGDLAAILRAGGDPDAAIAGLSAAAAAGLIDLGEQRVLFTHPLIRSATYQAASLTERRAAHLALAHAMDEEDERRVWHLAAATIGTDDTVAGLMATLADRSRRAGGATTASRALRRAAALASSPRVRARWLIDAAECAWTAAEPSQATALLDEAESLTSTAELRARSAQVRGAITHASSDPAIACRTLMDGARLVLESDALLAGEMLVMAARSAWVANTPRQLGEIAALLDRSDRATSGVSDHFMAQLRWLRSLAPEETPTAVPWSHTPQASAARVPAWLSSTDPKPWVWPPVFLPHMTGDTATTLDAYQRAVDTLRRNGAVGALPMSVAPLVALQLITGQWTVAAANGAEALFLADETGQLGAASHLRAMLAWIAAARGDSERCRELAAESLAISVPRRIASSIAVSHWALGLNALAERKAPTAARLLREVVTPGAPAEHFMMGWLVLPDLVEASLRAGQVEEARRALKEFEYRAIPARLPELRGTWLRCRALLAADDEADALFGAALDAPAASAFDTGRTHLLYGEWLRRVRRIKDAREHLHQAVSSFSLVGAEPWADSARHELRAAGELLEEPGTDTGEAWSALTPRERQIVRLVAQGMSNSDIAAQLFLSPRTVGYHLYKVFPKLGLTSRSQLHGRSVPPGGRSVGPAL, encoded by the coding sequence ATGGTCCTGGGGCGGGAGCGGGAACGGAACGAGCTGGCTGCCCTGCTCGACGACGCGCGCGAGGGGCGCAGCCGTGCCCTGGTGGTGCGCGGCCCGGCCGGCATTGGCAAGAGCACGCTTCTCGACGACCTGGTGGGCGCCGCGCAGCCGGATGTGCGGGTGCTGCGCGCGGTCGGCGTCGAGAGCGAGGTCGAGCTGCCCTTCGCCGGGCTGCACCAGGTGCTGCGGCCGCTGCTGCCCGGTCTGGAGCGGCTCCCGGCGCCACAGGCGGGGGCGCTGCGCGCGGTGTTCGGCCTGGAGACCACCTCGGCCGACCGGTTCCTGGTGGCCCTGGCCGTGCTGACGCTGCTGTCGGACGCCTGCGAGGAGGCGCCGGCGCTGGTGCTCGTCGACGACGCGCACTGGCTGGACCCGGCGTCCGCCGAGGCCCTGGTCTTCGTGGCCCGGCGGCTCGAGGCGGAGGGCCTGGCCATGGTCTTCGCCGTACGCACCGGTGCCGGCCGCTTCGACGCCCCCGGCGTCCCCGACCTGCACCTCGGGCCGCTCCCCGCCGAAGTGGCCGAACGGCTGCTGGAGCGCTCGGCGCCGGAAGCGGTCCGCTCGGTGCGGCTGCGGCTGCTGAGCGAGGCGGGCGGCAACCCCCTCGCCCTGCGCGAACTGCCCGCCGCCCTGGACCCCGACCAGCTCAGCGGCAGCGCCGCGCTCCCCGAGTGCCTCCCGCTCAACGACCGGCTGCAGCAGATCTACCACAGCCGCCGGGCGGAACTCCCGGCCCGCTACAGCGAGGTGCTCCTGCTCGCGGCCGTCGAGAACGACGGGGACCTCGCCGCGATACTCCGCGCCGGGGGCGACCCGGACGCCGCGATCGCCGGGCTGTCCGCCGCGGCCGCGGCCGGACTGATCGACCTCGGCGAGCAGCGGGTGCTCTTCACCCATCCGCTGATCCGCTCCGCCACCTACCAGGCGGCCTCCCTCACCGAACGCCGTGCCGCGCACCTCGCGCTGGCCCACGCCATGGACGAGGAGGACGAACGACGGGTCTGGCACCTGGCGGCCGCCACCATCGGTACGGACGACACGGTCGCCGGCCTCATGGCCACGCTCGCCGACCGCTCCCGCCGGGCCGGCGGCGCGACCACCGCCAGCCGCGCGCTGCGCCGCGCCGCCGCTCTCGCCTCCTCACCCCGGGTCCGGGCCCGGTGGCTGATCGACGCCGCCGAGTGCGCCTGGACCGCCGCGGAACCCTCGCAGGCCACGGCGCTGCTCGACGAAGCGGAATCCCTGACCTCGACGGCGGAGCTACGGGCCCGCTCCGCCCAGGTGCGCGGTGCCATCACCCATGCCAGCAGCGACCCGGCCATCGCCTGCCGCACGCTGATGGACGGCGCCCGCCTCGTCCTGGAGAGCGACGCGCTGCTCGCCGGGGAGATGCTGGTGATGGCCGCCCGCTCCGCGTGGGTGGCGAACACCCCGCGCCAACTGGGCGAGATAGCCGCGCTCCTCGACCGCAGCGACCGCGCCACCAGCGGGGTGAGCGACCACTTCATGGCACAGCTGCGCTGGCTGCGCAGTCTCGCGCCGGAGGAGACGCCGACCGCCGTCCCGTGGAGCCACACCCCCCAGGCGTCCGCCGCACGGGTCCCGGCGTGGCTGTCCTCCACGGACCCCAAACCCTGGGTGTGGCCCCCGGTCTTCCTGCCGCACATGACGGGCGACACCGCCACCACGCTCGACGCCTACCAACGTGCCGTCGATACGTTGCGCAGGAACGGCGCGGTGGGCGCCCTGCCGATGTCCGTCGCCCCGCTCGTCGCGCTGCAGCTCATCACCGGCCAGTGGACCGTGGCCGCCGCGAACGGCGCGGAGGCGCTGTTCCTCGCCGACGAGACCGGCCAGCTCGGGGCCGCTTCCCATCTGCGCGCCATGCTCGCCTGGATCGCCGCCGCCCGCGGTGACAGCGAGCGCTGCCGGGAGCTCGCCGCGGAATCCCTGGCGATCTCCGTGCCGCGGCGTATCGCCTCCTCGATCGCCGTCTCGCACTGGGCGCTCGGGCTCAACGCGCTCGCCGAGCGCAAGGCCCCCACCGCGGCCCGGCTGCTGCGCGAGGTCGTCACCCCCGGCGCCCCCGCCGAACACTTCATGATGGGCTGGCTCGTCCTGCCGGACCTCGTCGAGGCGTCCCTGCGCGCCGGGCAGGTGGAGGAGGCACGCCGGGCGCTCAAGGAGTTCGAGTACCGGGCGATCCCCGCGCGGCTGCCGGAACTGCGGGGCACGTGGCTGCGGTGCCGCGCCCTCCTCGCGGCGGACGACGAGGCGGACGCCCTGTTCGGCGCGGCCCTGGACGCCCCCGCCGCGTCGGCCTTCGACACCGGCCGCACCCACCTGCTGTACGGCGAGTGGCTGCGCCGGGTGCGCCGCATCAAGGACGCCCGGGAGCACCTGCACCAGGCCGTGTCCTCCTTCTCCCTGGTCGGGGCCGAGCCGTGGGCGGACTCGGCACGGCACGAACTGCGCGCGGCGGGCGAGCTGTTGGAGGAACCCGGCACCGACACGGGCGAGGCGTGGAGCGCGCTGACGCCCCGCGAGCGGCAGATCGTCCGCCTCGTCGCCCAGGGCATGAGCAACAGCGATATCGCGGCACAGCTGTTCCTCAGCCCGCGCACCGTGGGCTACCACCTCTACAAGGTCTTCCCCAAGCTCGGTCTGACCTCGCGCAGTCAGCTGCACGGGCGGAGCGTGCCCCCCGGCGGGCGGTCCGTCGGCCCGGCGTTGTGA
- a CDS encoding serine hydrolase produces MTRHRIPTPARGALSAALAVGVLVPPVVGAAPATAATGQVSCVSDKAGLAAKLSKDITAALKGRSATTAVSLRDQGTNTVCTLREADRFDSASTVKVTVLAALLWDAKKTERRLTERESDLATAMITKSDNDATSALWKQLGAAKVKAFLKAAGMSRTVPGDGGYWGLTQITAGDEQKLMDHLVPRPGGKSVLSEAARAYVLKLMGKVIPSQRWGTSAGAPSSVKIQVKNGWLSRATHGWRVHSLGAFTGGGRNYTMTVLTHDNRTMDDGVATIQAVARAVHKNLNPATLKATGLYTPTGNPQEVMPPLPR; encoded by the coding sequence ATGACACGACACCGAATACCCACGCCTGCCCGTGGCGCCCTGTCCGCCGCTCTGGCCGTGGGCGTGCTCGTGCCGCCGGTCGTCGGCGCGGCACCGGCCACCGCCGCGACCGGGCAGGTGAGCTGTGTCTCGGACAAGGCCGGGCTCGCCGCCAAGCTCTCCAAGGACATCACCGCGGCACTGAAAGGCCGGTCCGCCACCACCGCGGTGTCCCTGCGCGACCAGGGCACGAACACCGTCTGCACCCTGCGCGAGGCCGACCGGTTCGACTCCGCGAGCACGGTGAAGGTGACCGTCCTCGCCGCCCTGCTGTGGGACGCGAAGAAGACGGAACGACGCCTGACCGAGCGCGAGTCCGACCTCGCCACCGCCATGATCACCAAGTCCGACAACGACGCCACGAGCGCGCTGTGGAAGCAGCTCGGCGCGGCCAAGGTCAAGGCGTTCCTCAAGGCCGCGGGGATGAGCCGGACCGTGCCCGGTGACGGCGGCTACTGGGGTCTCACCCAGATCACCGCGGGTGACGAGCAGAAGCTGATGGACCATCTGGTGCCCCGTCCCGGCGGGAAGTCGGTGCTGAGCGAGGCCGCACGCGCGTACGTCCTCAAGCTGATGGGGAAGGTCATACCGTCCCAGCGCTGGGGCACCTCGGCCGGAGCGCCGAGTTCGGTGAAGATCCAGGTGAAGAACGGCTGGCTGTCCCGCGCGACGCACGGCTGGCGCGTCCACAGCCTCGGAGCCTTCACCGGCGGCGGCCGCAACTACACCATGACGGTGCTCACGCACGACAACCGCACGATGGACGACGGCGTCGCCACGATCCAGGCCGTCGCCAGGGCGGTCCACAAGAACCTCAACCCGGCCACGCTCAAGGCGACCGGCCTCTACACCCCGACCGGCAACCCGCAGGAGGTCATGCCGCCGCTGCCGCGGTAG
- a CDS encoding alpha/beta hydrolase yields the protein MTHSPDGPQPPQGRRPRFRARRWIIAVASVATLGLVAWPVLDHFDIPPFTDKGDPISFARGQSHGDPGKVNADTLMPTGPERTFTIDDTVDDGTKIARTTLRGKKSGFTGDVWVWAPDQYLHDKKYARSGFPVMIALPGGPGYPTNYWKQTKRKLQSSIAKWSKEGKSLPFILVMPVLNPDEKRYYDGSDIPGQAKMGTWLTEDVPDLVKQNFRTLKSRDGWAFMGSSSGGFASLKSVLKYPDRFKAVIASGPDIVPDSPLWAGHEKEKQENNPEKLAQKLIDRKGPDVYLAFQVGTKEPVKRLKDIRKFQARYEKGPVHTSLRVIEGGKHSARSYVPSLGQGPLQYISEHMQGPTPSP from the coding sequence ATGACCCACTCGCCCGACGGCCCACAGCCGCCGCAGGGCCGCCGCCCGCGCTTCCGCGCCAGACGTTGGATCATCGCCGTGGCCTCCGTCGCCACCCTCGGGCTGGTCGCCTGGCCCGTGCTCGATCACTTCGACATCCCTCCGTTCACCGACAAGGGCGACCCGATCAGCTTCGCCCGGGGGCAGTCCCATGGGGACCCTGGAAAGGTGAACGCCGACACGCTGATGCCGACCGGGCCCGAGCGGACCTTCACGATCGACGACACCGTCGACGACGGCACGAAGATCGCAAGGACGACCCTGCGCGGCAAGAAGTCCGGTTTCACCGGCGACGTCTGGGTGTGGGCGCCCGATCAGTACCTGCACGACAAGAAGTACGCCCGGAGCGGCTTCCCCGTCATGATCGCCCTGCCCGGCGGCCCCGGCTACCCGACCAACTACTGGAAACAGACGAAACGCAAGCTCCAGTCCTCCATCGCCAAGTGGTCGAAGGAAGGCAAGAGCCTGCCCTTCATCCTCGTCATGCCGGTGCTGAACCCCGACGAGAAGCGCTACTACGACGGCAGTGACATCCCCGGCCAGGCGAAGATGGGCACCTGGCTGACCGAGGACGTCCCGGACCTGGTCAAGCAGAACTTCCGGACCCTGAAGTCACGCGACGGCTGGGCGTTCATGGGCTCCTCCTCCGGCGGCTTCGCGAGCCTGAAGTCGGTCCTGAAGTACCCGGACCGCTTCAAGGCCGTGATCGCGTCCGGCCCGGACATCGTGCCGGACTCCCCGCTGTGGGCCGGTCACGAGAAGGAGAAGCAGGAGAACAACCCGGAGAAGCTGGCCCAGAAGCTGATCGACAGGAAGGGCCCGGACGTCTACCTGGCCTTCCAGGTCGGCACCAAGGAACCGGTCAAGCGTCTGAAGGACATCAGGAAGTTCCAGGCCCGGTACGAAAAGGGCCCGGTCCACACCAGCCTCCGGGTGATCGAGGGCGGCAAGCACAGCGCCCGCAGCTACGTCCCGAGCCTGGGCCAGGGGCCGCTCCAGTACATCAGCGAGCACATGCAGGGCCCGACCCCTTCGCCGTAG
- a CDS encoding Gfo/Idh/MocA family protein translates to MSELRFGIIGCGVMGRLQARVLTSYPPLAGRARLVAMASSSRDSAGARQAAAETGCVSTDVASLLARDDIDAVSVCTPSGLHAELGRAALAAGKHVMVEKPIDVSVRAADQLIEAARQADRVLAVMSQRRFDLASRIVRDALEAGELGTPTSASVEVPLWHGRSYYASDGWRGTLALDGGGALINQGVHSLDLVQWLLGPVVEVKAHTALLGHTGIGVEDVVTASLRHASGALTSLLTTTAAFPGRTTRLAVHGDRGSAVIDNDELVYFHAADAETDTLGEPGSLAEGAYGAGNQADLRRPAGAAAGQERDSCGLLRGPHGEQLLDFCDAVADGRPPAVDGPAGREALRTALAVYEAARTGATVRVDRAAGENLRLMRTVPSPVPPPAGRWRGELFAAPGRR, encoded by the coding sequence GTGAGCGAGCTGCGCTTCGGCATCATCGGATGCGGCGTCATGGGGCGTCTGCAGGCACGGGTCCTGACCTCTTATCCACCGCTGGCCGGACGCGCGCGGCTGGTGGCGATGGCCTCCTCGTCCCGGGACAGTGCCGGCGCCCGGCAGGCCGCGGCCGAGACCGGCTGCGTGTCGACGGACGTGGCGTCGCTGCTGGCGCGCGACGACATCGACGCGGTGTCGGTGTGCACCCCCAGCGGGCTGCACGCCGAGCTGGGCAGGGCGGCCCTCGCCGCGGGCAAGCACGTGATGGTGGAGAAGCCCATCGATGTGTCGGTGCGGGCCGCGGACCAGCTGATCGAGGCCGCCCGGCAGGCGGACCGGGTGCTCGCCGTCATGAGCCAGCGCCGGTTCGACCTCGCCTCGCGCATCGTGCGGGACGCCCTCGAAGCCGGTGAGCTCGGCACGCCGACCTCGGCATCGGTGGAGGTCCCGCTGTGGCACGGCCGCTCCTACTACGCGTCGGACGGCTGGCGCGGCACCCTGGCACTGGACGGTGGCGGAGCCCTGATCAACCAGGGGGTGCACTCCCTCGACCTCGTCCAGTGGCTGCTCGGCCCCGTCGTGGAGGTCAAGGCCCACACCGCGCTGCTCGGCCACACCGGCATCGGCGTCGAGGACGTGGTCACCGCCAGCCTGCGCCACGCGAGCGGCGCGCTGACGTCCCTGCTCACCACCACGGCCGCCTTCCCCGGCCGTACGACGCGGCTGGCGGTGCACGGCGACCGGGGCTCGGCCGTCATCGACAACGACGAGCTCGTCTACTTCCACGCCGCGGACGCGGAGACGGACACCCTCGGTGAGCCGGGCAGCCTCGCGGAAGGGGCGTACGGGGCGGGCAACCAGGCCGATCTCCGCCGCCCGGCCGGGGCCGCGGCCGGGCAGGAACGCGACAGCTGTGGTCTGCTGCGCGGCCCGCACGGGGAGCAACTGCTGGACTTCTGCGACGCGGTGGCCGACGGCCGGCCCCCGGCCGTCGACGGCCCGGCCGGTCGCGAGGCGCTGCGCACCGCGCTCGCCGTGTACGAGGCGGCCCGTACGGGTGCGACCGTGCGCGTCGACCGCGCGGCCGGCGAGAACCTGCGCTTGATGCGTACCGTCCCCTCCCCCGTGCCGCCACCGGCCGGCCGGTGGCGCGGGGAACTCTTCGCCGCGCCCGGACGTCGATGA
- a CDS encoding ATP nucleotide 3'-pyrophosphokinase, whose protein sequence is MGTLVRGRRGAVAAALAAALGAGMAPTAAWAAAGPADGAGRTSKSAARDDGWRGDGLELGAADNSAVDAFLKQAEQAEKEISPRVRAAAVLSEAELIGFDQRLKSPDSLKRKVATSMKETPGQTVNQALDTMKDSVRYTLQWPDGKYTTGVTLAASLLSAWGDDSVKWSNTWDRPKGYKGINSAWREPRWGHAYEVQFHTPASKKAQLDTHRIYEEQRLPGTPPERVKELQAQQDAIFAAVPVPAGAAGLAAPGSRVPAGLSQPVPVPPPGAPAATKMPVG, encoded by the coding sequence ATGGGGACGCTGGTCAGGGGACGTCGGGGTGCGGTGGCTGCCGCGCTGGCCGCGGCGCTGGGTGCGGGAATGGCGCCGACGGCCGCGTGGGCCGCGGCCGGCCCGGCGGACGGGGCGGGCAGGACGAGCAAGAGCGCCGCCCGCGACGACGGCTGGCGCGGGGACGGGCTGGAGCTGGGCGCCGCCGACAACAGCGCCGTGGACGCCTTCCTCAAGCAGGCCGAGCAGGCGGAGAAGGAGATCAGTCCGCGTGTGCGGGCGGCGGCCGTCCTGAGCGAGGCCGAGCTCATCGGCTTCGACCAGCGCCTGAAGTCGCCGGACTCGCTGAAGCGCAAGGTCGCCACCTCGATGAAGGAAACACCGGGGCAGACCGTCAACCAGGCCCTGGACACCATGAAGGACTCGGTGCGCTACACCCTGCAGTGGCCCGACGGGAAATACACCACCGGCGTCACCCTCGCCGCGTCCCTGCTGTCCGCGTGGGGCGACGACTCCGTGAAGTGGTCCAACACCTGGGACCGGCCCAAGGGCTACAAGGGCATCAACTCCGCCTGGCGCGAGCCGCGGTGGGGGCACGCGTACGAGGTGCAGTTCCACACCCCGGCCAGCAAGAAGGCCCAGCTGGACACGCACAGGATCTATGAGGAGCAGCGCCTGCCCGGGACCCCGCCGGAGCGGGTGAAGGAGCTCCAGGCGCAGCAGGACGCGATCTTCGCGGCCGTCCCCGTGCCGGCCGGCGCGGCGGGGCTCGCCGCCCCGGGCTCGCGGGTGCCCGCCGGCCTCTCCCAGCCGGTGCCCGTGCCGCCCCCGGGGGCGCCTGCCGCGACGAAGATGCCCGTCGGCTGA